A genomic region of Parus major isolate Abel chromosome 14, Parus_major1.1, whole genome shotgun sequence contains the following coding sequences:
- the LOC107211375 gene encoding ATP-sensitive inward rectifier potassium channel 12 has protein sequence MTTGRVNPYSIVSSEEDGLRLTTMPGINGFGNGKIHTRRKCRNRFVKKNGQCNVEFTNMDDKPQRYIADMFTTCVDIRWRYMLLLFSLAFLVSWLLFGLIFWLIALIHGDLENPGGDDTFKPCVLQVNGFVAAFLFSIETQTTIGYGFRCVTEECPLAVFMVVVQSIVGCIIDSFMIGAIMAKMARPKKRAQTLLFSHNAVVAMRDGKLCLMWRVGNLRKSHIVEAHVRAQLIKPRITEEGEYIPLDQIDIDVGFDKGLDRIFLVSPITILHEINEDSPLFGISRQDLETDDFEIVVILEGMVEATAMTTQARSSYLASEILWGHRFEPVLFEEKNQYKVDYSHFHKTYEVPSTPRCSAKDLVENKFLLPSTNSFCYENELAFMSRDEEEEDDDSRGLEDLSPDNRHEFDRLQATIALDQRSYRRESEI, from the coding sequence ATGACTACGGGCAGAGTCAACCCTTACAGCATCGTGTCCTCTGAGGAAGACGGGCTGAGGTTGACCACCATGCCAGGTATCAACGGCTTTGGCAATGGGAAAATCCACACCAGGAGGAAATGCAGGAACAGGTTTGTAAAGAAGAATGGTCAGTGCAACGTGGAGTTCACCAACATGGATGACAAGCCACAGAGGTACATTGCAGACATGTTCACCACGTGCGTTGACATCCGCTGGAGGTATATgctcttgcttttttctctggCATTTCTGGTGTCCTGGTTATTGTTTGGGCTGATTTTCTGGCTAATTGCACTCATTCACGGAGACCTAGAAAACCCAGGTGGAGACGATACTTTCAAGCCTTGCGTTCTGCAGGTCAATGGCTTTGtggctgcttttctgttctccaTCGAGACCCAAACGACGATCGGGTACGGCTTCCGCTGCGTGACTGAGGAGTGTCCGCTCGCTGTCTTCATGGTGGTGGTTCAGTCCATCGTGGGCTGTATAATCGACTCTTTCATGATTGGTGCAATAATGGCAAAAATGGCCAGGCCCAAAAAACGGGCCCAGACATTACTTTTCAGCCATAACGCAGTAGTGGCCATGAGAGATGGAAAACTCTGCCTGATGTGGAGAGTTGGGAACCTACGGAAAAGCCACATAGTAGAAGCCCACGTACGAGCTCAGCTAATTAAGCCCAGGATCACAGAGGAAGGGGAGTACATCCCACTCGACCAAATAGACATTGATGTGGGGTTTGATAAAGGCTTGGACCGTATTTTCTTGGTGTCTCCCATCACCATTCTCCACGAGATCAACGAAGACAGCCCCTTGTTTGGGATCAGCCGCCAGGACTTGGAGACAGATGACTTTGAGATCGTCGTCATCCTGGAGGGCATGGTAGAGGCCACAGCCATGACGACGCAAGCTCGGAGCTCCTACCTGGCCAGTGAGATACTGTGGGGCCACCGCTTCGAGCCTGTCTTGTTTGAGGAGAAAAACCAGTACAAAGTAGACTATTCCCACTTCCACAAAACCTACGAGGTCCCGTCCACACCCCGCTGCAGCGCCAAGGACTTGGTGGAGAACAAattcctgctgcccagcaccaACTCCTTCTGCTACGAGAATGAGCTGGCCTTCATGAGCCGCGACGAGGAAGAGGAAGACGATGACAGCCGGGGTCTGGAGGACCTCAGCCCGGACAACAGGCACGAGTTTGACAGGCTTCAAGCCACAATAGCGTTGGATCAGCGGTCGTACAGGAGGGAGTCGGAAATATGA